The Coregonus clupeaformis isolate EN_2021a chromosome 35, ASM2061545v1, whole genome shotgun sequence genome includes the window CACCCCCAGAGCAAGCTTACTAACTGAAGAGAAACCAAGGTCAACTGATAGGGGAATTTTTTCCTCGTGGTTTCACAAAGCAATCCAGGCTGGGTTATCGACACGGGAGGAGCAGCGTTAACCTACAGTAATCCCTCCCGTGTTTGCTAATGAGCGGCTCACGCGGCTTAGTGCCCTAGCTATAGCTATCCTACGGACGGAGACTGAAGATGGAACTCCAAAAACGGGGGTGAGGCCGGGGTCATGGGGGGTTTGACATCTCATCACTAGCCTGTGCGGCGGGGTTTTTGTAGGTCTGTTTGCTGTCCATCCATCAACTTCTCTGTGTCCTGCAGAGGAGGCGATCTACTCACCACAAAAGCTCTTGATGACAGACAGCTCTTGACAATAACATATACATTTTTTCTGCTCTATATGCTTAATAATCTCCAAGGTCAAAGTGTAATTCATTCAAGATGGTGATACAGTCTCATCGATTAGATGCTTACGGAGCTGAAACAAAGGGATTGCGCTGATGTATTTTAGTCTCTGTTTTACTTCTTGGCACTTGTTAGGCTCCACATTATAAAAAAGAGCCTGTAACATCACAAATTGATTGGCAAACTTCCAAACCCCAAGGACACTCTATAAAGCTAATGGCCCAGGTCATTGNNNNNNNNNNNNNNNNNNNNNNNNNNNNNNNcacacacacacacacacacacacacacacacacacacacacacacacagaaacaaacctGTGTTAGGTAATAGGAACCAGTCATTTCAGAGGACATCAAGGATGATCTCCCATTTACtgactacagtaggcctactgtacctGTGGATGAGGCATGGTTTCAGATGTCCGTTGGGGAGCTGGGAAAGAGGTGAGGGGGGTGTTTCTACCAGGGGTGCCTATGGTGTGAGCCCTCTCCTCCATCACAGGTCTCTTATtctgggggaagagaggagagaggttcaTTTCAGGTCAGACTCTAACCTTTAACCCAACCTATGTCTCAGCATCACAGTAAAACATTAAAGACCCAATGAAATCCAATAAAAGCAATGACATGGTTTTACATGACCATGGTACATAGCAGCTTCTGAAAAACCGACATGATTCAGAAGACTGCATTGAAGGTAGTGTAGGGTTGTACTGTGGGGTGAGTACTGTAGGGTGAGTAGTGTTTACCTGCTGACTGTGAGGAAGGTCTGAGGCCCTGCGGTGTGTTGTGGCTGCAGTAGTGGCCCCATAGCTCCTCTCTTCAGGTAGACTCCCCCTCTTCAACTGACAACAGAAGGATGTGGAGAGGAAAGGGTtaataaaggcccagtgcagtcaaaatgcaGTTTTATATCacattgtacaacagctgatgatattaaacaAAGACATTTGATCTGTGTTATTTcttgatagttgctggttgaaagtACAATCtgcacaggaccttctaatcagcaggtttggctttccatggtgacatcaccatgcggtacattggttaatagaccaataacattGGTTAATAGACCATTCTGGTGCAATAGCTCACTGATTTCGGTTCTTGTATCTTTGCTTGAGATACAGGAAGTAAAGTGGGAAGTCAAGAAAGGGAAGGAAGGATTCACTAAAGAGTGGATTGAGCTGAGATAATATACGAAATACCGGTTGGGGTGTGGATGGGCTCTGGTCATCCCGGCTACCGTCTCTAAGGTAGATGTCCCGTTGCTTGGAGATGGAGGTGTTCTTGTAGTAGTCCACCAGCTTGTTGAGGGAAGTGAACTTCTCCGACCACAGGAAGTAGTGGCCTTTGCTGTCCTTCATCACTTTGAAATGCTGCACGTCAAACTCATGTCTGAGGGGAAAGTATGGTTTGTTATATCAATGAagcatgtcacaacacaacatcTGGCCTCTTAGTCACATACAGTACaatgcagggttggggtcaatgccatttaaattccagtcaattcaggaagtacactgacatTCCAATTattttcaatgcttttcaatgaggaacatTTGGAATTTGAATTTGGTTTAGTGTCTGAATtaactggaatttaaatggaattgaccccaaccctggtacaATGATAGGATGTGATGAGTTATGATTCAAACAATTTAGTTGTGCCCTGTCCTCATTCCATAAATCCAAAGTCAACTGTTTCTCTGGTGCAGTACTTTCATTGTCCCCTGCTGGCTTATGTTAGATATTGCAAGGAAAAGCTGTACCAGTAATATCAAGTATAACCTACAGAAACAGAACTCTTCCCCTGGCTCATAGACATTTAATGAGAAATGGAGGGGGATTGTGAAAATATTCACAGATGAGTTTTTCAGGTAAGTTTTCAGGTTAACATGTTACCACATTTTACAGAGTTCATGCGGCGCAAACTCTAACCCCCCTAGGTACTGTATTGTAATCAGTTAGCTTCCTGTAATATCCTGGCCTGAGCCTACACCCACCCACCTGACAGAGATGGAGAATTCTCCAGGGGAGCTCTGACTGCCACGGATCAGGAATCCCCCCACCTCCCTCGACATCAGGAGCTCCTCAGCAGAGCTGCGGCTGGCCGTCTCCTTGAACCagctggacagagagagatacagtatacaGATGTGGTTATACTGTACTTACTGGAAGCATACACACTcaggttgtatgtgtgtgttcaaagACATGTGTACTGTAAACATTTTATGGATGAGAATGAGTAACTTTATTTCACCTTGGAGTTTGTCTCTCAATGTAGTTTTGGGGCACAAAGCCTTCCAGTCCATGCAGCTCTGCCTTAAACCACTCATCTTGACTACCTAGAATCTGATTAGGGAACAGAGATAAACAAAAACAATAGAGGTCACTCTTTAGGTTTAATATTACAGCAGAATAAAACAGTAGAACTTTGTGTGCAGAATTTAGGAATTAGATTGGTGGAATTTGTCTTTGAAGCCAAGTCCCACGCTCAGTTGTATTACTTCCATTCCTTAGTCTTACTATGGCACGCTATTCTGAATTGTAATGTGTCTCCTCCCGTTCTCTCTCGGGTCATTCTCACCTTCAGGATGTCTCCCTTTCGGAAGCTCAGCTCATCCTCAGCCGTAGCATTAAACTCGTACTTTCCTCTGGCTTCCATGGCGACAAGTGGAAGGGTCAATGAGGTGGAGTAGGGAGGCAGAAGGACTGCAGTCGGTTTATGGAATGAGATGAGTCAGGGAGAGTTGTGTGTTGGTAGTTTCAAAGTAAGAAAACTATGCAGTGCACTCAAAAATGTGATTTCCTGTGTTTTAGATATATTTCGAGGTTGGAATAAtagtgtgaaattgtgaaaatgatgattatgcccttttagtgtaagagctgtttaaaaagaccgcctgaaatttcagcctgttttggtgggatggagttttggcctgcctgcagtaaattagttaatagacaatAAGAAAGAGCGTTCCAAACTCTGTGCGGGACTGATTTCTTCATTCTGCCTGCACCCACAGCTTTTGATACCGCACCCGCTCCCTCCcgctggctttctgtccgactcccaccTGCAACCGCAAGAACTTGTCCCGAACCAAACTGCAGTCCCGCAATGTTAATTTAGGCGTATGTGTcgcagctcacttgccagccatggtcccagcaattgtgtgccctataggcaatatcaaaatGCGCAAAAAATAACCCaagaaataggttaaattaccagagattctaacgtggcccattatattaggctatcggtgttactgggctatatcagccaacaGGCTAGAcatagtttgaagagagcagCGTTGCAGAGAGAGCAGacacttgcactttctcttgagatACGTTTTATAGCCTACATTTTAGGAGTGGGACGATTTTCAGACAGAGATAAAAATATAAGGTGATCAATATGTATTTCTAGGCAatgtaaactatagcctaatcatatttaGGAAGTTAATTTCCTTGGAACGATAACTGCCCTCTGCTTCTCCGTCCATGCATAGGCTATAGACTACTATtttaattgagaccacacacacacctgatcatagacgcaggaagtaggggtgctgagagtgctgcagcaccccctaaaaataataattctaaaaacattattgtaaaaaataatgttttactagtcctgtattaacggaCCGATATAGCTGTCTGTAGTGcacactacctctacctctcttccA containing:
- the LOC121551046 gene encoding GRB2-related adapter protein 2, producing MEARGKYEFNATAEDELSFRKGDILKILGSQDEWFKAELHGLEGFVPQNYIERQTPSWFKETASRSSAEELLMSREVGGFLIRGSQSSPGEFSISVRHEFDVQHFKVMKDSKGHYFLWSEKFTSLNKLVDYYKNTSISKQRDIYLRDGSRDDQSPSTPQPLKRGSLPEERSYGATTAATTHRRASDLPHSQQNKRPVMEERAHTIGTPGRNTPLTSFPAPQRTSETMPHPQVQ